The Euphorbia lathyris chromosome 2, ddEupLath1.1, whole genome shotgun sequence genome includes a window with the following:
- the LOC136217603 gene encoding dolichol-phosphate mannose synthase subunit 3-like: MKHIVKLLALAVLISALWIALLQTFVLPSSYTWLLPIYFVVLLGCYGLLMVGVGLMTFPTCPREALLLQQDIVEAKGYLKQRGVDVGSD, encoded by the exons ATGAAGCATATAGTTAAACTTCTGGCCTTGGCAGTGCTCATTTCAGCCTTATGGATTGCCCTCTTACAAACTTTTGTTCTTCCTAGCAGTTATACCTGGTTG CTACCCATTTATTTTGTTGTATTGTTGGGATGCTACGGTTTATTAATGGTTGGAGTTGGTTTGATGACATTTCCAACTTGCCCTCGAGAAGCTCTGCTATTGCAGCAG GATATTGTTGAGGCCAAGGGATATCTAAAGCAAAGAGGTGTTGATGTTGGTTCAGATTGA